The region GCCATCCTCGAGACCGCATTACTGGCCTGGGATGGCAAGCGCGCGGCGGCGCGGGCGCTGGCCGATGCCATGCATATCCTTGGCACCAAGGAGAAGGTCACCGTGTTGGGGATCGGCGAGGGGCTGCCCCCGGATTACGCCGCCGATGTGCTGCGGCTGATGGCGCTGCACGGGATCGAGGCCGAATTGCTGATCCGCCCTGCGGCGGGGGCCGGGATCGGGCCGACCATTCTCGACGCTTGCACCGAGACCGGGGCGGGCCTGCTGATCATGGGCGCCTATGAGCACAGCAAGTTCTCGGAAGACCTGCTGGGCGGCGTCACCCGCGACATCCTGGAACAGGCGCAGCTGCCGGTGCTGATGTCGCACTGACGCGCTTGGGCTGACTGCCGCCGAGGCGAAGATTTTTTGTCGCAGGCCGGTGCCGGGGGCTTGAACTGCGCCCGGAATCCCTCCATGTCGGCCACGTTCGCGCATTCGTGAACGACCCGAGGTGACCGGGCCCCTCTGACGGACGTGGCGGCACGTTCGTGATGTCGGCACTGTTCTTGAACAAAGCCGCAGGGACGATTCTGACATGTCAAACGGAACCCCGACCGCCGCAGCACCCAAGGGCGGGACGCTGCATTACTTCAAATGGGCCTTTATCGTCACCGCACTTGGCCTCGCGCTTGGCGCGGCCCTTGGCTGGCAGATGACCGGCACGATGGGCGGGATGCTGACCATCTTCTTCATCTGCTGCGTTCTGGCGGTGCTGGAAATCTCGCTCAGCTTCGACAACGCCATCGTCAACGCCAACAAGCTGAAGGACATGACCCCGGAATGGCAGCACCGCTTCCTGACCTGGGGCATCATCATCGCCGTCTTCGGCATGCGGATCGTCTTCCCGCTGCTGATCGTCGTGGTGGCCGCCAAGATCGGCCCCTGGCAGGCGATGGTTCTGGCCGCGAGCCAGCCCGACGAATATTCGCGCATCATGAAAGAGGCGCATCTGCCCATCGCCGCCTTCGGTGGCACCTTCCTGATGATGGTCGGCCTCAGCTTCTTCTTCGACCACGAGAAGGACGTGCACTGGGTCCGCTGGCTGGAACGCCGGATGCAGAAATACGCCACCATCCGCGGCATCGAGGTCGCCGTCGCGCTGGTCGCGGTGCTGATCGTCTCGCGCTTCCTCGATCCGGTGGAATCGCAGGTCTTCTTCCAGTCGGCCATCTGGGGTCTTCTGACCTTCCTGCTGGTCGAGGTGCTGGGCGGTCTCCTGGACAGCAGCCAAGAGATGATGCAGGCCGGCGCAAAGGGTGGTCTGGGCGCCTTCCTCTATCTGGAAGTGCTGGATGCCTCGTTCAGTTTTGACGGCGTGATCGGTGCCTTCGCGCTGACCCACAACCTTTTCGTCATCGCCATCGGCCTTGGCATCGGCGCGATGTATGTGCGTTCGATGACCATCATGCTCGTCGAGAAGGGCACGCTGACCCAGTACCGCTACCTGGAGCACGGCGCCTTCTACGCCATCATCGCGCTGTCGGTGATCATGTTCCTGCAGAGCTTCGTACACATTCCCGAAGTCATCACCGGCCTTGGCGGCGCGGCGCTGATCGGCGTGTCGCTGTGGTCCTCGATGCGCTGGAACAAGAACACGCGGGCGGACGCAAGCTGACCTGATCCGCCGGAACCGATTGCGGCCGCAGGGGAAACCCTGCGGCCGTTTGCTTTGCTAAGCCTGCGCGGTCAGCCGCTTCAGGATCAGCGGCAGAAGCCCGCCCTGCCGCAGGGTTTCAATCTCCAGCGAGGTCTCGATCGCGGCAATGGCGGTCAGGGCTTCGACCCGGCCATCGGCGCGCAGGATGCGAAGCGACACCGGCGCGCGGGGATGAAGTGTGGCTTCGTCGGCAGAGATTTCGATCCGGTCATCGACGCTCAGCGCCAGCGTTTCGGGCGTCACCCCTGCGGGCAGACGCAGCGGCAGAACGCCCATGCCGATCAGGTTGGCGCGGTGGATGCGCTCAAAACTGACCGCCATTACCGCCCGCGCGCCCAGCAGCGCCGCGCCCTTGGCGGCCCAATCCCGCGACGATCCCATGCCGTAACGCTCGCCCGCGACAATCACCACGGGCTGTTCCTCAGCGCGATAGACCTCGGCCGCCTGCCACAAGGGCAGATCGCGACCATCCGGCAGGCGGGTCGAGCCGGGGGGGATGTCGGGGGCCAGCAGGTTCCTGACGTTCCGGTTGGTGAAAAGCCCGCGCAGCATCGTCTCCCAGTTTCCCCGGCGCGAGGAAAACACGTTCAGGTCGCGCGGGTTCTCGCCGCGCGCGATCAGGTATTCGCCCGCCTCGCCCTTGGCCGGAATCGCACCGGCGGGCGAGATGTGGTCGGTGGTGATGTCATCGCCCAGAACAAGGATCGGCCGCGCCTGATAGCTGCCAAGCCGACTGCCCTCGCCAAAGCCGGCAAAGGGCGGGCGGCGGATATAGGTCGAGGCTTCGTCCCACGGAAAGAGCTCGCTGTCGGGGGCGTCGAGCTCGGCCCACATCCGGCTGTCCTCGGCCTCGTCATAGGCGACGGTGAAATCATCCTTGCGCGCAGCAAGGGCCAGCGCGGCGTCGATCTCGGTACCCGTGGGCCAGAGATCGGCCAGCGTGACGCCCGGGGCGATCTCGTCTGTCAGGATGTCGCGTTCGACATCGCCCGCCAGCGCGAAGGCCACGACCAGCGGCGGCGAGGCGAGAAAACCGGCCTCCAGCTGCGGATGCACGCGTCCCGGGAAGTTGCGATTGCCCGACAGCACGGCGACCTGCAGCCGGCCCTCGGCCAGCGCCTGCTGTGAGGCATCGGTCAATTGCCCCGAATTGCCGATGCAGGTGGTGCAGCCGAAGCCGACGATGCCAAAGCCGAGCGCCTCGAGATCCTCCATCAGCCCGGCACGTTCCAGATAGCGCCGGGCGGTGGGCGAGCCGGGGGCGAGCGAGGTCTTGACCCAAGGCGGCGGGGTCAGGCCGAGCGCACGCGCCTTGCGCGCGACCAGACCGGCGGCGACCATCAGCCCGGGGTCCGAGGTATTGGTGCAGGAGGTGATGGCGGCGATGGCCACGGCGCCGTCGGGCACGCCGTCCACCACACGCGCCGGACCGCCCCGGACCTCGGCCGCGGCAACCTGTGTCGCCGAGGCGGGCAGACGGTCCTGCGGACGGCGTGGCCCGGCCACGCTGACGTCGATTTCCGACAGGTCGATCTCGACGACCTCGCTGAATTGCGGGGTCTCTGAGGGATCGAACCACAGCCCCTGACGGCGGCAATAGGCCTCGACCAGCGCCACATGCCCGGGATCGCGGCCGGTGGCTGTCAGATAGTCCAAAACCGCCTGATCGACCGGGAAGAAGCCGGTATTGGCGCCAAATTCCGGCGTCATATTGGCGATAACCGCGCGTTCCCCGGCCGAGAGGGTGCTGACACCCGGTCCGAAGAACTCGACAAAGCGATCCGCCAGATCGATCCGGCGCAGGCGCTCGGTCACCGTCAGCGCCAGATCGGTGGCGGTGACACCTTCGGGCAGCTGCCCGGTCATCCGCACGCCCACCACATCGGGGACGCGCAGCGTCACCGGCATGCCGAAGAACACGCTTTCCGCCTCGATCCCGCCGACGCCCCAGGCCAGAACGCCGATGCCATTGACCATCGGCGTATGGCTGTCGGTGCCGATCATTGCATCGGGGAAAAGCCAGCCCGCCTCGGCCTGCACCACCTTCGACAGCCGCTCGAGGTTCAGCGTGTGCATGATGCCGGTGCCGGGCGGGTGGACGGTAAAGCGGTCCAGCGCGCCGGCAGCCCATTTCATGAAGCGGTAGCGTTCGCCATTCCGGCGATATTCATTCGCCAGATTGCGGGCCATTGCGTCGCGCCCGCCAAAGGCATCGACAGCCAGCGAATGGTCGGTCGAGACATCGACCGGCAGCACCGGATTCAAGAGGGCCGGATCGAACCCCGCCTCGGCGAGCGTCGAGCGCATCCCGGCGATATCGACCAGCGCCGGGCCGCAGGTGGTGTCATGCATCAGCACCCGGCAGGGCCGGAAGGGAATCTCGGCATCGACCGGGCCGTCACTCGCTGCAAGGATCGCCCTGGCGGCGGCATCGGCATCCGGCCCGGCGGTGCGCAGCACGTTTTCCAGCAGGATCCGGTGAATATGCGGCATCCGCGCCAGCCGGTCACCGGCGGCGGCAGGCAAATCGATGATCTGCCAGCGGGAGCCGCCGGCCTCAAACGTCGTCTCGTGGGTCATGTCAGTCGTCCCGGTTGAACAGCGCGACCTTGGCGCGGCCGGCCTCGGCGATGTGGCGATGCAGGAAATCGGCCGCCTCGGGCAGTGAACCGCCCTCGATCAGGTCCAGAAGCTGCAGATGCTCGGCCGCCTGCTGCGGCAGGCGCGAGCGGTCGGTGGTGATGCGGTATTCGATCAGCCGCCGCAGCCGGTTGGCGCGCTGCAAGGCGTCGATGAAGAAGGGATTGCCAGAGCAGCGCATCAGCATCTCGTGGAAATCGTTATTGGCGCGAAACACAGCACTGCGGCTGTCGCTGGCAAAGCTTGCCAGCATCTGTTGCTGGCGGGCGCGGGCCTCGGCAAAAGCCTCGGCGTCGATCCGAAACCCCGGCTGCAACAGTGCCTCGCGTTCGATGGAAGCGCGGAAGTCATAGGCATGGGCATAGGCCATGGGCGAGGTCAGCGTTTCGCTGAACTGCCAGCCATTGCCGGGCAGGCGGTCGATCCAGCCCTCGTCCTCGATCCTCAGCAGCAGTTGCTGGGCGCGTCCACGCGACAGCTGATACTGCCGCATGAACTCGGTGGTGCTGAAACGGTCGGGCGTGCTGCCCGCCAGGCGGTCGTCGGCCACGCGGAAATAGATCGCCTCCTCGTCCTCCTCGGCCAGAACCGGCAGGTT is a window of Paracoccus zhejiangensis DNA encoding:
- a CDS encoding DUF475 domain-containing protein → MSNGTPTAAAPKGGTLHYFKWAFIVTALGLALGAALGWQMTGTMGGMLTIFFICCVLAVLEISLSFDNAIVNANKLKDMTPEWQHRFLTWGIIIAVFGMRIVFPLLIVVVAAKIGPWQAMVLAASQPDEYSRIMKEAHLPIAAFGGTFLMMVGLSFFFDHEKDVHWVRWLERRMQKYATIRGIEVAVALVAVLIVSRFLDPVESQVFFQSAIWGLLTFLLVEVLGGLLDSSQEMMQAGAKGGLGAFLYLEVLDASFSFDGVIGAFALTHNLFVIAIGLGIGAMYVRSMTIMLVEKGTLTQYRYLEHGAFYAIIALSVIMFLQSFVHIPEVITGLGGAALIGVSLWSSMRWNKNTRADAS
- the acnA gene encoding aconitate hydratase AcnA, producing the protein MTHETTFEAGGSRWQIIDLPAAAGDRLARMPHIHRILLENVLRTAGPDADAAARAILAASDGPVDAEIPFRPCRVLMHDTTCGPALVDIAGMRSTLAEAGFDPALLNPVLPVDVSTDHSLAVDAFGGRDAMARNLANEYRRNGERYRFMKWAAGALDRFTVHPPGTGIMHTLNLERLSKVVQAEAGWLFPDAMIGTDSHTPMVNGIGVLAWGVGGIEAESVFFGMPVTLRVPDVVGVRMTGQLPEGVTATDLALTVTERLRRIDLADRFVEFFGPGVSTLSAGERAVIANMTPEFGANTGFFPVDQAVLDYLTATGRDPGHVALVEAYCRRQGLWFDPSETPQFSEVVEIDLSEIDVSVAGPRRPQDRLPASATQVAAAEVRGGPARVVDGVPDGAVAIAAITSCTNTSDPGLMVAAGLVARKARALGLTPPPWVKTSLAPGSPTARRYLERAGLMEDLEALGFGIVGFGCTTCIGNSGQLTDASQQALAEGRLQVAVLSGNRNFPGRVHPQLEAGFLASPPLVVAFALAGDVERDILTDEIAPGVTLADLWPTGTEIDAALALAARKDDFTVAYDEAEDSRMWAELDAPDSELFPWDEASTYIRRPPFAGFGEGSRLGSYQARPILVLGDDITTDHISPAGAIPAKGEAGEYLIARGENPRDLNVFSSRRGNWETMLRGLFTNRNVRNLLAPDIPPGSTRLPDGRDLPLWQAAEVYRAEEQPVVIVAGERYGMGSSRDWAAKGAALLGARAVMAVSFERIHRANLIGMGVLPLRLPAGVTPETLALSVDDRIEISADEATLHPRAPVSLRILRADGRVEALTAIAAIETSLEIETLRQGGLLPLILKRLTAQA
- a CDS encoding GntR family transcriptional regulator: MSRPSLAPKIMSRILEHARAEGMTSGQHLPAQALADVFRVSRAPVISALRLLEKRGLVRSEDNRGFFLDQDAANLPVLAEEDEEAIYFRVADDRLAGSTPDRFSTTEFMRQYQLSRGRAQQLLLRIEDEGWIDRLPGNGWQFSETLTSPMAYAHAYDFRASIEREALLQPGFRIDAEAFAEARARQQQMLASFASDSRSAVFRANNDFHEMLMRCSGNPFFIDALQRANRLRRLIEYRITTDRSRLPQQAAEHLQLLDLIEGGSLPEAADFLHRHIAEAGRAKVALFNRDD